A portion of the Cololabis saira isolate AMF1-May2022 chromosome 17, fColSai1.1, whole genome shotgun sequence genome contains these proteins:
- the LOC133463328 gene encoding core histone macro-H2A.2: MSARGGKKKATKLSRSSRAGVIFPVGRMMRYLRTGTHKYRIGMGAPVYMAAVIEYLAAEILELAGNAARDNKKGRITPRHIKLAVANDEELNQLLRGVTISNGGVLPRIHPELLSKKRGSRVKVDSQASVPEKQEERSKSKKPVKSFKKVKGKRGRRPKGTDNNKDSAPNSSMEDGPGDGFTILSAKSLFLGQKLSLTESEISKIGSIKVEGIINPTNAEMDLKDGVGVALEKAGGREFLDGVKELRKAQGPLDVASVAVSQASGMAARFVIHCNIPQWGSEKCEDQLEKTVKNCLSAAEEKKLKSVAFPSFPAGRNGFPKQTAAQLILKAISNHFVSTTSSSLKNIYFVLFDSESIGIYLQEMAKLDTK, encoded by the exons ATGTCAGCCCGAGGAGGGAAGAAGAAGGCCACCAAGCTGTCCCGGTCGTCCCGGGCGGGCGTCATCTTCCCCGTGGGGAGGATGATGAGGTACCTGCGGACGGGGACGCACAAGTACCGCATCGGCATGGGGGCGCCCGTCTACATGGCGGCCGTCATCGAGTACCTGGCAG CTGAGATTCTGGAGCTGGCAGGAAACGCAGCACGAGACAACAAGAAAGGTAGAATAACTCCCAGACACATCAAGCTGGCGGTGGCCAACGACGAGGAGCTCAATCAG CTCCTGAGGGGGGTGACCATCTCAAACGGAGGGGTTCTGCCTCGGATCCACCCAGAGCTCCTCTCCAAGAAGAGAGGCAGCCGGGTCAAGGTGGACAGCCAGGCGTCCGTCCCCGAGAAGCAGGAGGAGCGCTCCAAAAGCAAGAAGCCCGTCAAGTCCTTCAAAAAGGTTAAAGGCAAGCGAGGCCGCAGGCCAAAG GGGACGGACAACAACAAAGACTCGGCCCCCAACTCCTCGATGGAAGACGGACCTGGAGACGGGTTCACCATCCTGTCGGCCAAGAGCCTGTTCCTGGGACAGAAG CTTTCACTAACAGAGAGTGAGATCAGCAAGATCGGATCCATCAAGGTGGAGGGAATCATCAACCCCACCAACGCAGAGATGGACCTGAAGGACGGCGTGG GCGTGGCGCTGGAGAAGGCTGGAGGCCGAGAGTTCCTGGACGGAGTGAAGGAGCTGCGGAAAGCCCAGGGGCCTCTGGACGTGGCGTCAG TGGCGGTGAGCCAGGCCAGCGGCATGGCCGCCCGCTTCGTCATCCACTGCAACATCCCCCAGTGGGGCTCGGAGAAGTGCGAGGACCAGCTGGAGAAGACGGTGAAGAACTGCCTCTCAGCGGCGGAGGAGAAGAAGCTCAAGTCTGTGGCGTTCCCGTCCTTTCCGGCCGGACG gAATGGGTTTCCCAAGCAAACGGCTGCTCAGCTCATCCTCAAGGCCATCTCCAACCATTTTGTGTCGACCACCAGCTCCtctctgaaaaacatttacttTGTGCTGTTCGACAGCGAGAGCATCGGTATCTACCTTCAGGAAATGGCCAAACTGGACACCAAGTGA